In a single window of the Drosophila albomicans strain 15112-1751.03 chromosome 3, ASM965048v2, whole genome shotgun sequence genome:
- the LOC117571176 gene encoding mitochondrial import inner membrane translocase subunit TIM50-B, whose amino-acid sequence MTPIAIGRMLYRGARFSRKLINTSRTLTSGLWQTMINSVMFNTQAGIKCTEDRRGRMYFVHRYYSTCEKTSTQILSKLFPQTSMELDDEESRARRKREEEEELKEMERAWQRMKIGFAFFGIGGVLLSFWAIYFFGKPTVDEQGNEMIDEFSALPTMQQYLARTFKSFNHFQRFIQEPSSQKLLPDPLQEPYVQPPYTLVLEVKDLLIHPDWTYQTGWRFKKRPGVDVFLRECSKYFEIVVYTAEQGMTVFPLLDALDPHGYIMYRLVRDSTHFVGGHHVKNLDNLNRDLKRVVVVDWDKNSTQMHPGNTFSIPRWSGNDDDTTLFDLISFLSVLGSSDVDDVREVLHYYNQFQEPIAQFRENQRKLSEQMQADEIEKLNKPKPMVKNWSRGFMKR is encoded by the exons ATGACTCCAATCGCAATAGGGCGTATGCTATATAGGGGCGCACGCTTCAGCCGCAAGCTAATAAACACATCTCGAACGCTCACATCGGGATTATGGCAAACCATGATCAATAGTGTCATGTTCAACACGCAGGCGGGCATCAAATGCACAGAGGATAGAAGAGGG CGGATGTATTTCGTTCATCGTTATTACTCGACATGCGAGAAAACATCGACGCAGATATTGTCAAAACTATTTCCGCAAACATCGATGGAGTTGGATGACGAGGAGAGTCGTGCGCGACGCAAGcgagaggaggaggaagaacTGAAAGAAATGGAGCGCGCCTGGCAGCGTATGAAAATTGGATTCGCCTTTTTTGGCATTGGAGGCGTACTCCTTTCATTTTGGGCTATCTACTTCTTTGGTAAGCCAACCGTCGATGAGCAGGGCAACGAGATGATCGATGAGTTTAGCGCACTGCCAACGATGCAACAGTATTTGGCACGCACGTTCAAGTCCTTTAATCATTTCCAACGGTTCATCCAGGAGCCTTCGAGCCAAAAGCTACTGCCTGATCCGCTCCAGGAGCCATACGTACAGCCACCCTACACGCTGGTACTCGAGGTGAAAGATCTGCTAATCCATCCGGATTGGACCTATCAAACGGGCTGGCGTTTTAAGAAACGTCCCGGCGTCGATGTCTTTCTACGCGAGTGCTCCAAATATTTCGAAATCGTTGTGTACACCGCTGAGCAGGGAATGACTGTTTTTCCATTGCTCGACGCCCTCGATCCTCATGGTTATATCATGTATCGTCTGGTGCGAGATTCCACGCATTTTGTGGGCGGACATCACGTCAAGAATTTGGATAATTTGAATCGTGATCTCAAGCGTGTGGTCGTCGTTGATTGGGACAAGAACTCGACGCAAATGCATCCGGGAAATACGTTCTCGATTCCCCGTTGGTCGGGCAACGATGATGATACCACTTTATTCGATCTGATATCATTTCTGAGTGTGCTCGGCAGCAGCGATGTGGACGATGTGCGTGAAGTCCTGCATTATTACAATCAATTCCAGGAGCCAATTGCCCAGTTTCGTGAGAATCAGCGCAAGTTATCGGAACAAATGCAGGCGGATGAAATCGAGAAACTGAATAAACCAAAGCCCATGGTTAAGAACTGGTCGCGTGGTTTTATGAAGCGTTGA